Proteins encoded by one window of Dysgonomonadaceae bacterium PH5-43:
- a CDS encoding uncharacterized protein (DUF1810 family) (product_source=COG5579; cog=COG5579; pfam=PF08837; superfamily=140736), whose product MEQKANTTNINRFIKAQDSYNSYNDAINELRKGKKETHWIWFIFPQIKGLGKSETAKYYAIDSLDEANMYLQNPILRNRLAECCEILLELAESDPVNIFGRLDAKKVKSCMTLFSEISDEKSIFNDILTKFYKGEKDKTTLRIIYNK is encoded by the coding sequence ATGGAACAAAAAGCAAATACAACGAATATAAATCGCTTTATAAAGGCGCAAGATTCCTATAATTCTTATAATGATGCAATAAATGAACTTCGAAAAGGGAAAAAGGAAACTCATTGGATTTGGTTTATCTTTCCTCAGATAAAAGGTCTAGGCAAAAGTGAAACGGCTAAATATTATGCTATAGATTCTTTAGATGAAGCTAATATGTACCTTCAAAATCCAATTTTGAGAAACAGACTTGCTGAATGCTGTGAAATATTATTAGAACTTGCTGAATCTGACCCTGTAAATATATTCGGAAGATTAGATGCTAAAAAAGTAAAATCTTGTATGACCTTATTTAGTGAAATCAGTGATGAAAAGTCTATTTTTAATGATATTCTGACTAAATTTTATAAAGGAGAAAAAGATAAAACAACTCTTAGGATTATATACAATAAATAA